The following is a genomic window from Flavobacteriales bacterium.
ATGAGCGGCGGACCCCGGCGCTGATCGCTCAGCCCTTGTCCACCACGCGCGGCACCTTGAAGTAGTCGCTGTCCTTCACCGGGGCGTTGCGCAGGGCGTCCTGCTTGCTGACGCCCGGAAGGGCCACATCGTCGCGCAGCACGTTCTCCTCCTCGGTCATGAACACCAGGGGCTCCACCCCGCGGGTGTCCACCTGGTTGAGCTGCTCCACGAAGGACAGCACGCGCTCCATGTCCTTGAGGATCGCT
Proteins encoded in this region:
- the gatC gene encoding Asp-tRNA(Asn)/Glu-tRNA(Gln) amidotransferase subunit GatC, whose product is MKLDDATLDRIAELARLDFSDPARRAAILKDMERVLSFVEQLNQVDTRGVEPLVFMTEEENVLRDDVALPGVSKQDALRNAPVKDSDYFKVPRVVDKG